A genomic window from Salvia miltiorrhiza cultivar Shanhuang (shh) chromosome 5, IMPLAD_Smil_shh, whole genome shotgun sequence includes:
- the LOC130985773 gene encoding protein translation factor SUI1 homolog 2-like isoform X2: MSDFEVQIPGSFDPFAEAKAENSGAGSKEYVHIRVQQRNGRKSLTTVQGLKKEFSYNKILKDLKKEFCCNGTVVQDPELGQVIQLQGDQRKNVSTFLVQVSLYIFVSQNNTSYNV; the protein is encoded by the exons ATGTCTGATTTTGAAGTCCAAATCCCTGGCTCCTTTG ATCCTTTTGCCGAGGCAAAAGCCGAGAACTCGGGTGCAGGGTCAAAAGAATATGTGCATATTCGCGTCCAGCAACGCAATGGTAGGAAAAGCCTGACAACTGTCCAGGGTTTGAAGAAGGAGTTCAGCTATAACAAAATTCTCAAGGACCTGAAGAAGGAGTTTTGCTGCAATGGTACAGTAGTACAGGACCCTGAGCTAGGCCAG GTTATACAACTCCAAGGCGACCAGAGGAAGAATGTCTCGACGTTCCTTGTTCAGGTATCTCTTTATATATTTGTTTCTCAAAATAACACTTCTTATAATGTGTGA
- the LOC130985773 gene encoding protein translation factor SUI1 homolog 2-like isoform X3, whose protein sequence is MSDFEVQIPGSFDPFAEAKAENSGAGSKEYVHIRVQQRNGRKSLTTVQGLKKEFSYNKILKDLKKEFCCNGTVVQDPELGQVIQLQGDQRKNVSTFLVQAGIVKKEHIKIHGF, encoded by the exons ATGTCTGATTTTGAAGTCCAAATCCCTGGCTCCTTTG ATCCTTTTGCCGAGGCAAAAGCCGAGAACTCGGGTGCAGGGTCAAAAGAATATGTGCATATTCGCGTCCAGCAACGCAATGGTAGGAAAAGCCTGACAACTGTCCAGGGTTTGAAGAAGGAGTTCAGCTATAACAAAATTCTCAAGGACCTGAAGAAGGAGTTTTGCTGCAATGGTACAGTAGTACAGGACCCTGAGCTAGGCCAG GTTATACAACTCCAAGGCGACCAGAGGAAGAATGTCTCGACGTTCCTTGTTCAG GCAGGCATTGTGAAGAAAGAACACATCAAGATTCATGGTTTCTGA
- the LOC130985773 gene encoding protein translation factor SUI1 homolog 2-like isoform X1: protein MSDFEVQIPGSFDPFAEAKAENSGAGSKEYVHIRVQQRNGRKSLTTVQGLKKEFSYNKILKDLKKEFCCNGTVVQDPELGQVSILYHICFCFYSFCFYPVMCGALQVIQLQGDQRKNVSTFLVQVSLYIFVSQNNTSYNV, encoded by the exons ATGTCTGATTTTGAAGTCCAAATCCCTGGCTCCTTTG ATCCTTTTGCCGAGGCAAAAGCCGAGAACTCGGGTGCAGGGTCAAAAGAATATGTGCATATTCGCGTCCAGCAACGCAATGGTAGGAAAAGCCTGACAACTGTCCAGGGTTTGAAGAAGGAGTTCAGCTATAACAAAATTCTCAAGGACCTGAAGAAGGAGTTTTGCTGCAATGGTACAGTAGTACAGGACCCTGAGCTAGGCCAGGTCAGTATTCTCTATCACATTTGCTTCTGCTTTTATTCTTTCTGTTTTTATCCTGTAATGTGTGGTGCGTTACAGGTTATACAACTCCAAGGCGACCAGAGGAAGAATGTCTCGACGTTCCTTGTTCAGGTATCTCTTTATATATTTGTTTCTCAAAATAACACTTCTTATAATGTGTGA